The Helianthus annuus cultivar XRQ/B chromosome 11, HanXRQr2.0-SUNRISE, whole genome shotgun sequence region aagaaaagaaggtgtagaagacagaattacgagcgaaaatcgagctaaacggtaagaactcttcctcctgagctctgataccacttgtaggaccgttttgagacctgacgagtcgttcagaagagcgcttagacagaatcagaggcggaattcattgattcggtcctcgtaaagcttgatttcactacttaacgtctcctttattgattatataacaaattacaagttcttggagacaaacgggcagagcttcgccgtttcacacacacacaccgtTACTAGAACCGCTCATATGACACCTATTTATAggagtccatatgagcgaaccgaACAAGTCCATATGAGCAAACCGAACAAGTCCACTCGAGCGAACCTACCAGAAGCCATACGAGCGAATCAGTTGACCTGCAGTTCGAGCGGACCACCCATATGTCCGCTCGAGCGAACCTAACTCTAATGGACCTAATGAGCGAACCTATTGTCTAATTTCTATACAATCTCGTTTTCCGTTCACAATACAATCtgccctaccctaagactcgaacgaagatgtagtcgacagacaactgcaccaacaatttTTCTTAGTATCATAGTATGAATGCACTTGCAGATAAGCGGGTCTGCAAGATGTTTTCATACTTGTAGTAGGTTGACAAACGTAACAGCTTCAGTCCCGGTTTTATACTTACACATTGACTTGAAAAGATTAATGGTTTCAGAATGTTTCCCGTTATATATCAATCCAGATAAAAGagaagagtaaactgctaaaatcgtccctgtggtttgactcaaattgctagatcagtccaaaatcaactttttttgctaaaacagtccctgagcctagtttctgttgctatttcagtccaataaattaacactgatagaacctccgttaatgaatgggtaaaactgctaaattcgtccctgaggtttgattcaagttgctagatcagtacaaaatcaagttttttgaatttgttaattataaacttatttaggtatataatttttctagacttgcattaattttttgaatttgttaattataaacttatttagattataaacttatttaggtatataatttttctagacttgcattaattttttgaatttgttaattataaacttatttagattataaacttatttaggtatataaatcattaatatcacaagagaaaaaaatccttttgttagttattttgaaaaattatttgttagttattttgattattattattattatcattaaatgtttactaattatatacttaagtatttaattaagataatacttaatttaatttaaataaaattagttttaaaaatataaatgtagCTTTTTTGAAGAGCGTAATTTAACCGGCCCAGCCTTAAATACTGATTTtattttgatgttgttgttgttgttgttaccatgtaaatatttagtatttatttaaggatttaaataagacaacagttaatttaaacaatatttagttatgaaaaatacaaacattatatgtaaatttaaatgttaagaaattaacataattttatttctttttatttaaatcgtaatatttaatgtttaatatttatcaattattttaatttaatatttgtattataaagttcttttattcattttttctacttaattaagtggtttcttatttaataatactTATCATTCAGGTGAGGTCGGACAACATGTCATGCCAGAACAAGTCTCATAAAAAGGATTATTTTGGTTtgagtcaaaacgggttcgggtcaaaccaGTGTTTAAGACAGGTCAAATAAAATTGCGCTCTCTGAAAGAGCTACAttctgtttatatttttataactaaacacaaatttagattatatatttagggtagacttgtaatttatcttaaattttaagacatttaagaaaatatataatgcatttggtacaagtattgatgcattaagaacctctcatttaccatttttttctcttgtgatattaatgatttattcaatgaacataaatataactggacccgccttaaataagtttataatcttgtgatattaatgatttatatacctaaataagtttataatctacataagtttataattaacaaattcaaaaaattaatgcaagtctagaaaaattatataactaaataagtttataatctacataagtttataattaacaaactcaaaaaattaatgcaagtatagaaaaattatatacctaaataagtttataattaacaaattcaaaaaaaattgattttggattgatctagcaacttgaatcaaacctcagagacgaatttagcagttttacccattcattaacggaggttctaacggtgttaatttattggactgaaatagcaacagaaactaggctcagggactgttttagcaaaaaaagttgattttggactgatctagcaatttgagtcaaacctcatggatgattttagcaatttactcaaaaGAGAATTCCATGAAACACCATTTGGCCATCTACTTCCTTtctgaactatgataacctctcTAAAAATCCCCAAACCAACATGAGCTTTGTCACTTTTAACATAGCCCGAAATCATGACACTCCAAGCAATCACATCTCTGTCAGACATTTCATCAAATAGCTTCCGTGAAAACTCCATTGCCATATTCGCATACATACCCAAAAGAGGGTTTTGGACTGACGACATAGCCAAAAAGTCAGTCTCATCTTACAATATTACATGAAACATAATCCCTAACCTTCATGTTATCAAAGATACTGAATGTGGAATCCAAAATACCAGCTTCTAAATAAAAATCCATGATAGAGTTTCCTATCGGTGTGTAAGATTCGACACTGAATGTGTAACATCCCCTCTAGACCCACCACAATTCCTGTGAAATCACTGAAAAAGACACATCCCTTACAGATCCACCCACTCCGGTGAAATCACCGTCGCAAACAACCACATCCCCTACAAATCCACCACTACTTCAACCGCTGCAAACTCTGTCAACCGGAGCTCCCAATCTCTTCAAAATATGGACATTTTCGACATCCACAACATCAAATCAGCCGTCGTTTCACTCGGTCTATATGAAGAAATTGTGAATAACGATGTGGCATGAGGTTATGGTGgtaggaggtggtggtggtggtggtggcagaagCTTATGGTGGTAGGAGGTGgtggaggtttttttttttgaaaagaaaatttcaTTAACCACAACCGACCAAACCCCAAAACGGGGCGGCCCAACAACAAAAGAACGGACTACATATTCACAAACCTACACCAATCTTCCCAAGATAAGTTTCTATCTTTACTCCTATTACAAATCCAAAGGAAACCAATCGATTAGATATCACTGATAATCTCGGCCACCTTCACTAGTTTAATATCGAGTCTGAGACTGTTgcgcgcctgtcaaatgcaccaGCAAGCCACTCTCACAATCCCACAGAAAACGTCTCTGGCTTTACCCGCaggtgaaggggtaaggtcctaAAAACCTCACAAAAAGGATGTAAGACCATACCACCAgctggcctttcaacctttttaaccttgcgcggccgcgcattggtcttacaaaaggAAGGAAGAAATCAACGAGCGATAGTTGCGCGTCCAAAGGAAAACATAAAATCCTTGCGCCGTCTCCCATTGGCAAAGGGTTAAAAACCCTGAGGAacaatacttccgcccaaatatccaaacttggatatcgttttacccagacttgggatttatgcaGCTATATGCACACtgtaaggtgtcacaccagattacaacagtaatcttctagaaggaatatgatcgtgcaccacccagacggttataaccgtctggacacgtgtcattaccacaaacgttctgaaatcacaacgatggcatgtaattggagaatgatctccacttaaatcactttccacgtggcaattccccaaccgtagatcaagtcatgatccgtgtgcattcacatcagGATCAAAGCGACTTAACGAAGATTAAAaggacttaacggaaggaaatataaccgctacggcgttagcatcttccgttatcttttcaacaacagattttccctcccaaactcccggttataaataggagaactctTCAGGTATAAACCCAGATCACATTCACTACTCAAATACTTTATCTTCTCCattacaaatacttattctcacaccggagtcgggtcaaggagagaaccctcttctccccttgacgaggctaacggtgctctgttttgcagaatcaccggagaaggaactcggctgcaactgaatcaattgagacagaactaaccttttatgcggattcaaaccccctagatatctcggttccgaccatttatctagtgtttcttcattggcgcccaccgttttctcagtttttctagtttctatctcgtttcgattcagttcatctcatttttctgtttttgcacatggcagaaaattcatcttCTCACCGACAGCCTGGTCCTCGACCAAATGTCGGAAACAATTTACCAGTAGAAGGGATGGTAGAAGAGGCCTCAGACGATAATGAGGTTCAATCTAATGGAGCAAATAACCCTGTTACTCCAGGGATATTTCCCACAAATCCCGCTTAATCAATTTTACCACCGGGAGAAACTCCGATATCATGGTATGTCCGGTCATAAGGGGCATTAAATGCAGTGTACACGCAGTTGTGTGCTCAAACTGCTCCCGTAACACAATCACGAAGGCCGGGATCTAGAGCTCATGCTTCTCAGCGAGAAGAATCAACTTATGATGGTACAAACAGCTACCAGAGACAACACCATGAGTCACAGCCTCGTCAAAGGCAATTGGTTCATGATAGGTTGGGTTCCCAATGGGATGCCCACACTGATGAATCCAATCAAACATATCGTTTGAGTGCAAACACCAGCGTATTCAACAGACTACACCCAAACTCTAACAAATCCAGGCCTCGAGCGGTTTACAACCCTGAGGTAGAGCATAATTATGACTTAGTTTACCGCCCTGCAGAAGCAGCGGAAAACTCGAAGTTTATACTAGAAATAGCTCTGGCTCCGTTAGAGAGGGCAAAATTACCATCTAACGTCgggaaattcaatgggttaaCTGACCCCGACGATCATCTGAGAGTCTTCACCAGCGCAGGGTTGGTTGGCGGTTGGACTCTTCCGCTttggtgtcatttgtttgttcaaaCATTAACTGGGCCAGCGCGAATCTGGTTTGATAACCTACCAACGGGGCAAATCGAGTCATGGAAAGACTTGCGCCAAAAATTCTTAACACACTTCAGCCAGCAAAGGCGTTCCATGCGGGATACATCCGATGTCATGATCATATGGCGTCGAGATGACGAGAATCTGGAAGATTTTATAACCAGATATAATAAGGAAGTGTTGGAGATCGGTGGTGTTCACGA contains the following coding sequences:
- the LOC110888345 gene encoding uncharacterized protein LOC110888345; this translates as MAENSSSHRQPGPRPNVGNNLPVEGMVEEASDDNEVQSNGANNPLCAQTAPVTQSRRPGSRAHASQREESTYDGTNSYQRQHHESQPRQRQLVHDRLGSQWDAHTDESNQTYRLSANTSVFNRLHPNSNKSRPRAVYNPEVEHNYDLVYRPAEAAENSKFILEIALAPLERAKLPSNVGKFNGLTDPDDHLRVFTSAGLVGGWTLPLWCHLFVQTLTGPARIWFDNLPTGQIESWKDLRQKFLTHFSQQRRSMRDTSDVMIIWRRDDENLEDFITRYNKEVLEIGGVHEQLIRAQFKYAVRCDDMVKVLSGTEGLPKSWEKIMAAAKVYAQTEKNLTTNRPPPPHSRPTDLSATGERRFKKSWRESSGSRTSEDARTTINKLSAQRETKHENRERQWTPLTKTPAEVLSTEDYQFKPPIPMKSKRGQDLAQYCEYHKDTGHTTNNCISLRTEIEKALKNGEFAHLLQNMRKEIKQITRGEETSSNVTP